In Terriglobia bacterium, the following are encoded in one genomic region:
- a CDS encoding NAD-dependent epimerase/dehydratase family protein, producing the protein MRAFVTGASGFVGSHVARALADRGAELRLLMRASSPTKNVEALKADRVIGDLCEADKLRSAIGGCDAVFHVAADYRLWTRDAADMRSMYRCNVEGTRGLIDAARQAGVRRIVYCSSVATMGFTGNGRPADENSPVELKGMIGHYKRSKFIAEQVAIAAGKSGGDVVVVNPTTPVGEYDVKPTPTGRILVDFLQRKFPAYVDTGLNVVDVREVARGHIAAFEQGRAGERYILGGENLTLKQILDKLASITGLAAPTLRLPYVFALAAGVADTVVTGKILRREPRVTLDAVRMGRKKMWVSSEKAERELGWKIVSVDDALRRAVAWFRANGYAG; encoded by the coding sequence ATGAGGGCGTTCGTAACAGGAGCGTCGGGTTTTGTCGGAAGCCACGTGGCGCGCGCGTTGGCCGATAGGGGCGCCGAACTGCGGCTCTTGATGCGGGCGTCGAGTCCGACGAAGAATGTCGAAGCGCTGAAGGCCGACCGCGTCATCGGCGACTTGTGCGAAGCTGACAAGCTGCGCTCGGCGATCGGCGGCTGCGACGCCGTTTTTCATGTCGCCGCCGACTACCGTTTGTGGACGCGCGACGCCGCCGACATGCGGTCCATGTATCGCTGCAATGTCGAAGGCACGCGCGGATTAATTGACGCGGCGCGGCAGGCGGGCGTGCGGCGGATTGTGTATTGCTCCAGTGTGGCGACCATGGGTTTCACCGGCAATGGCCGTCCTGCCGATGAAAATTCACCGGTGGAGTTGAAGGGCATGATCGGCCACTACAAGCGCTCGAAGTTCATCGCCGAACAGGTGGCGATCGCAGCCGGAAAATCCGGCGGCGACGTGGTCGTCGTGAATCCCACCACGCCGGTTGGCGAGTACGATGTTAAGCCGACGCCGACGGGACGAATCCTTGTCGATTTCCTGCAGCGCAAGTTTCCGGCCTACGTGGATACCGGGCTCAACGTCGTGGACGTGCGCGAAGTCGCGCGCGGACACATCGCCGCCTTCGAGCAGGGAAGAGCGGGAGAACGCTACATCCTGGGCGGCGAGAATCTGACTTTGAAACAGATCTTGGACAAGCTGGCCTCGATCACCGGACTGGCCGCGCCGACCCTGCGCCTGCCCTATGTGTTCGCGCTTGCCGCGGGCGTCGCGGACACCGTGGTCACCGGGAAAATCCTGCGCCGTGAGCCGCGAGTTACGCTCGACGCCGTGCGTATGGGCCGCAAAAAAATGTGGGTTTCGTCAGAGAAGGCGGAGCGCGAGTTGGGTTGGAAGATAGTGTCGGTCGACGATGCCTTGCGTCGCGCCGTCGCGTGGTTTCGTGCCAACGGTTATGCCGGTTGA
- a CDS encoding phosphorylase translates to MPVEIAIIAAMEREVRSLVRHWPRRDLAASDLTLPAFAGDGVLVICSGIGARLARQAAVAVFASHRPRVIVSAGLAGALDSSLEVGTIFQPATVVDAATGARFNACGGSGILLTVPSVLDRDAKGRLTGSYGAAAADMEAAGVALVAGQHGCGFIALKAISDVAGFPMPSFERFIDARGRLRTARLLLASAVRPARWLALARLGINSSHASRELSRALAHLIEQEGAALQPALSGNRS, encoded by the coding sequence ATGCCGGTTGAGATCGCCATCATCGCCGCCATGGAACGCGAGGTCCGGTCGCTGGTGCGCCACTGGCCCCGCCGGGACTTGGCCGCCAGCGATCTCACGCTCCCGGCATTTGCCGGCGACGGCGTCCTGGTGATTTGTTCCGGCATCGGCGCCAGGCTTGCCCGCCAGGCGGCGGTGGCGGTTTTTGCTTCCCACCGTCCGCGCGTAATAGTCTCCGCGGGTTTGGCTGGGGCGCTGGATTCGAGCTTGGAGGTGGGGACAATCTTTCAGCCGGCAACGGTCGTGGATGCGGCTACCGGTGCGCGTTTCAACGCCTGCGGCGGCAGCGGCATACTGCTCACCGTCCCGTCGGTGCTGGACCGCGACGCCAAGGGCCGCCTCACCGGTTCGTACGGCGCCGCAGCCGCCGACATGGAAGCTGCCGGGGTCGCGCTGGTCGCCGGCCAACACGGCTGTGGGTTTATCGCCCTGAAGGCAATATCGGACGTGGCCGGCTTTCCCATGCCGTCGTTCGAACGTTTCATCGACGCGCGCGGCCGTCTTCGAACCGCGCGCTTGCTGCTCGCGTCCGCTGTACGGCCTGCACGTTGGCTGGCGCTGGCGCGGTTGGGAATAAATTCAAGCCATGCCTCCCGCGAGCTTTCCCGGGCGCTGGCTCATCTGATTGAGCAGGAAGGGGCGGCGCTGCAACCGGCGCTGTCCGGCAATAGGAGCTGA